The window CAGGAGTTGGCATCTACTGGAGTGAAAGGGACAAAGCCATCTCTTTGCTTTGTGGAATTGTTTTGCTCCTGTTGTCACTCGTCGGGGTAAGTTTGGGGTATCCTTTTCAACTTGAAAAGGCATTACAGGAAAGGTGAAACAGATCATGAAAAACAAAGTTTTCATCGGAAGTCTTTGTCTTTTACTTATAGTAGTGACGGCAGGGTGTGGAGGAACTACCGAGAGACATAAAGGTGCCATTATCGGTGGTGCCGCCGGTGCAGGGGCAGGTGCAGTTATTGCGGGAGTGGCCGGGGGAAACGAATTGGTGGGTGCTCTGCTGGGAGGTTTGGCAGGGGCTCTGTTGGGGGACTACATTCAGAAACAGGAGGCCACTCGGGAAGCGACGGTTAATAAATACGGCAGTCCTTCGGGGACCCTTGTCAAGTTAGAAGAGGTACAGGTTATTCCTTCCACCGCTCGCCCGGGAGATCGGGTAAATCTCCAAATGAGGTACGCGGTATTAGGAAGCACTCCTCCAACAGTGGTCACCGAAGAGTGGCGGATCAGTCAGGGTAACGAAAATATTGGAAATACCAGTATCCAGGTCCAACGCCCGGATGGGACCTATGTAACCACTGTTCCTATCACGCTTCCCTCAAACGCCAGACCGGGTACCTATACCCTGCAGGCCAGAGTCAGTGCCAATGGGGTTGTAGATACAGAGACGACCCGTCTTCAGGTTCGATAAAACCTTCTACCTTATCCCCCTTTCCCCTCTTTCGAAGCTTCGGAAGAGGGGAAAGGCTTTTAGGAGTATTTTTTTAATTTTAGACCGTTCCCCTCGTCCCGAGCCCAGTTGAAGGGGTGAATTCCCGGCCAGAGGCTGAGGGTCGTCCTCCGACCAGCTCAATGCAAACAAGGCAGGGGATTCGCAAACGACTGACTCAAAAAAATACCCCTGTAAGGAGGGGAAAGAAGCATGGGAGAAAAGGGTGAGGTTGTTTTTATAGCCGGAACAACCCGGATCGTTACGACCCGTTATTTTACCGTAACAGGTACTTCCAGAGTCTGTCGGGTATATTGATGGAACCAGATTTGGTTGCCTGAGAGGAGGTCCCATTTAAGTAGGTAGCGACCGCTTGTTTCAGGAGCTGTAAGCCGGGCCTGGATGGTTATTTCTTGTAAAGGAAGTAAATCGTGAGGAAGTAAGGTTCTGGTCCCTTCACATACCAGGGATTCATCTTCTGCACGGAACCATTGATAGGAACATTGAACAGCGTGGGGCCCACTTCGGAACCAGGGACTGAAACTGGTATTTTTAAAAGTCAAAGGAATCGTATAAGTTTGTCCGCTTTCCATTTCTTTTGGAGTACCATGATTAATATATTCGACCCGATAAAAGATCTCTTCGGCTTTTCTTAAAGGAACTGATTGGTCATAAGATTGGGCCATTTGATCTCCCAAGCTATTCCATAAGCAGTGCCAGTAGTCTGTGGAGGATTCTAGAAGAATCTGGAGGCTCCGCTCGAGTTCATTCCCTTGTCGGGCCAGTAAGTTCAAAGCCCGGAGAGTATCCCCATTGAAATCTATCTGCCTTTCGAAGCTCTTTCCGGTGTATTCGGTGAGATGGTTGAGATATTTGACCACAGTCGCATTAAAGTCCCTTTGGCGCTTCAACATAAGCTCACAGAACTGTATGACCTGGAGATTGAAGAGTTGTTGATTTCGGAGGATATGCTCCAGGTACGCCCGAAGAGGTCGAAAGAGAAGCTTCTTCGCAAATACAATCAACCGACCGAGAAAACGCCGATGGGACTTGATCTCATAATTAAAATCAGGAGCCTGGGTTTGTTTCATGGTAGTTACGGCATCCCCCAGCTCATCCGGCAAAGTATGGGATTTCTCCAACCCAGGGCTTCCTTTTCGATCCTCTGAGAGAAGCTGCCATTTGGTATTTAAAGCTAGAGTCTGATTCCCCAATTTAAGGTTTAAGGGAGGGGGATGACTCCAGGGGCCCGGCTCGGTATAATCGGTATCCAGTCGGTACATCCGCTTGAGGGAATTTAAACGGATCTCAATGGGAGTCGTCTCGGCATCTGGATACAACGGTTCGTAGGAGGTAAAAACTTTAGCTACAATGCCACATTGTTTACAATCCGAGAGATCATGATTTAAGAGCTTACGCCGGATCCTTTGATAATTTTCGTTATTCCAAATTTCCAGAGGGGAAGCCTCTTTGACATTACCCATAATATTGGGCATAAAACAGCAGGGGCGTACATTGCCGTCTACATCCACCAGCATCTCCTGCCAGGGAGAACGGCAGAAGGGTATGTCTCGAATTCGAGATTCTATAAAAGGTCGATGAATGGTTCGATAGGGATAAGGTACACGGCTTGATGCCAGTAACGAGGAAACCTGTTCGGTTTCGGCGTTCTGAGAATCTCGCAGTAATTCCTCATCGGTCCAGGCAATATGGCAGAGCTTAATTCCCAACTCATCGGCTTTCTTCTTGGCGATTCGATAATAATGCTTTTCGACAACCGGATCGAGGGTTTGGTAGAGTTGGACCCCTGTAGGAGCCGTTAAAAGCCTCAAAACGTGGATCTCCCTGGCTCCAACCTCGTGGGCCAGTTCCACAAAAAGCGGCAGCTCCTGGATATTTTTTTTCATGGCCACAAAGACCAGAGTTATATAGGGTATTTCGGTTTTCTTCTGTTCTTTATAGGCTTTAATCAGCTTCAGGTTGTTGACGACCCGTTCGAAGTTACTCCCAACCCGGATGGATCGATACGTCTGCGGCGTGGCC is drawn from Candidatus Limnocylindrales bacterium and contains these coding sequences:
- a CDS encoding radical SAM protein, with amino-acid sequence MLRQQNLLLNKQEVAQRKIVLESKPLTLDVAITNDCDIDCIMCFTKYMNHHDMSPEVFESVRQIFPYPMEIRWNDAGEILATKNPEYYLDIINEVRPPKSYVSTNLLTADKYIDKIVAGGLTHISVSMDAATPQTYRSIRVGSNFERVVNNLKLIKAYKEQKKTEIPYITLVFVAMKKNIQELPLFVELAHEVGAREIHVLRLLTAPTGVQLYQTLDPVVEKHYYRIAKKKADELGIKLCHIAWTDEELLRDSQNAETEQVSSLLASSRVPYPYRTIHRPFIESRIRDIPFCRSPWQEMLVDVDGNVRPCCFMPNIMGNVKEASPLEIWNNENYQRIRRKLLNHDLSDCKQCGIVAKVFTSYEPLYPDAETTPIEIRLNSLKRMYRLDTDYTEPGPWSHPPPLNLKLGNQTLALNTKWQLLSEDRKGSPGLEKSHTLPDELGDAVTTMKQTQAPDFNYEIKSHRRFLGRLIVFAKKLLFRPLRAYLEHILRNQQLFNLQVIQFCELMLKRQRDFNATVVKYLNHLTEYTGKSFERQIDFNGDTLRALNLLARQGNELERSLQILLESSTDYWHCLWNSLGDQMAQSYDQSVPLRKAEEIFYRVEYINHGTPKEMESGQTYTIPLTFKNTSFSPWFRSGPHAVQCSYQWFRAEDESLVCEGTRTLLPHDLLPLQEITIQARLTAPETSGRYLLKWDLLSGNQIWFHQYTRQTLEVPVTVK